A window of Sutcliffiella cohnii contains these coding sequences:
- a CDS encoding sensor histidine kinase: MTKRLLVNFLKDRLLLIVFYGLNMSAIIVYFHLTEPANTEYFYPLVVGGFLLTIYLIIDWLRYYETNSAVSRMLNDDFAEMIAHTEEQKAFQLLLQKVNREHKSKYYEMNEKNKERVYFLSHWMHHLKTPVSVIELILNKEEKDSDRLLEKIQRENKRLHSSIEQGLTMIRMENVENDLEVKSVDLLHVLRKIMNERKRECIYQSIFPTIEFDGESALIVTDSKWNEVLLEQVVSNAIKYSSFKSGNKKLLFKVEQGETYTTLSVKDEGVGMPPYDVERVFQPFFTGENGRKYPNSTGIGLYLCKRIADKLGHTITVQSRVSVGTTVTVQWMTGKGEEKD; this comes from the coding sequence ATGACTAAAAGGTTACTCGTAAATTTTTTGAAAGATAGATTGTTGCTCATCGTCTTTTATGGGCTAAATATGTCTGCTATTATCGTCTATTTTCACCTTACTGAGCCAGCGAATACCGAGTACTTTTACCCGCTAGTTGTAGGGGGGTTCTTACTAACTATTTATCTCATAATAGATTGGCTTCGATACTATGAAACGAACAGTGCTGTTAGTCGAATGTTAAACGATGATTTTGCTGAGATGATTGCTCATACAGAAGAACAAAAAGCATTTCAACTGTTGCTCCAAAAGGTGAATCGTGAACATAAGAGTAAGTACTATGAGATGAATGAAAAAAATAAAGAAAGAGTTTACTTTTTATCTCATTGGATGCATCATTTGAAAACGCCTGTCTCAGTTATAGAGCTTATTTTGAATAAAGAGGAAAAAGATTCTGATAGGCTACTAGAAAAAATACAACGAGAAAATAAACGACTACATTCTTCTATCGAGCAAGGCTTAACGATGATCCGCATGGAGAACGTTGAGAATGATTTAGAAGTAAAGTCAGTTGATTTGTTACACGTTTTAAGAAAAATAATGAACGAACGAAAACGCGAGTGTATTTACCAATCCATCTTTCCGACTATTGAATTTGATGGTGAGTCAGCTTTAATCGTTACAGACTCTAAATGGAATGAAGTATTATTAGAGCAAGTAGTTTCCAATGCAATTAAATATTCGAGCTTTAAAAGTGGCAATAAAAAACTTCTTTTTAAGGTTGAACAAGGCGAAACGTATACAACGCTATCCGTAAAAGATGAAGGAGTCGGTATGCCTCCATATGACGTAGAGCGAGTATTCCAGCCATTTTTTACAGGCGAAAACGGTAGGAAGTATCCGAACTCAACAGGAATTGGCCTTTATTTATGTAAAAGGATTGCGGATAAGTTAGGCCATACGATTACGGTTCAGTCAAGAGTTTCAGTAGGGACAACGGTAACCGTTCAATGGATGACAGGAAAAGGCGAAGAGAAAGATTAG
- a CDS encoding ABC transporter ATP-binding protein has product MVILEANNIVKVYGESSGEGATTALGGISLSVQKGEFIAIMGPSGSGKTTLLNMFSGIDKPSSGEIVIAGRELSEMSGDELALFRRKQLGFVFQEFNLLDSLTVKENIMLPMALEKKTIEEMEEKVQSVTNLFGIKDILHKYPYNISGGQQQRTAVSRALANDPNIIFADEPTGNLDSKSSSTIMECFEKIVDELMTTVLVVTHDVFAASYCRKVVFIKDGLIHSYIIKKGSRKEFLNQIIDNLAVLGGKSYDI; this is encoded by the coding sequence ATGGTTATTTTAGAAGCTAACAATATAGTAAAAGTATATGGCGAATCTAGTGGGGAAGGAGCAACAACTGCTTTAGGTGGTATAAGCCTTTCGGTTCAAAAGGGTGAGTTTATTGCCATAATGGGTCCTTCTGGTAGTGGGAAAACAACGCTATTAAATATGTTCAGTGGGATAGATAAACCATCTTCTGGGGAGATAGTAATTGCTGGTAGAGAACTAAGCGAAATGTCAGGAGATGAATTAGCGTTGTTCCGCCGAAAGCAATTAGGCTTTGTGTTCCAAGAATTCAACTTATTAGATAGCTTAACGGTGAAAGAAAATATTATGTTACCGATGGCACTAGAAAAGAAAACGATAGAAGAAATGGAAGAAAAAGTTCAAAGTGTCACCAATCTATTTGGAATTAAAGACATCTTACATAAATATCCTTACAACATTTCAGGAGGGCAACAGCAACGTACTGCTGTTAGCCGCGCATTAGCAAACGACCCGAATATTATTTTTGCCGATGAGCCAACTGGAAATTTAGACTCAAAATCGTCCTCTACCATTATGGAATGTTTTGAGAAAATCGTTGATGAGCTTATGACAACAGTTCTTGTCGTCACACATGATGTATTTGCAGCAAGCTACTGTCGAAAAGTTGTTTTTATAAAAGATGGGCTCATTCATTCTTATATTATTAAAAAAGGAAGTAGGAAGGAGTTTTTGAATCAGATTATAGATAACCTTGCTGTTTTAGGAGGGAAATCGTATGACATTTAG